The Parashewanella tropica genome window below encodes:
- a CDS encoding cysteine desulfurase family protein, with translation MNSQDLSGYFDYNATTPVSNEVANSMIAAITQFANPSSNNRHSIKSKEAISESRKNVASLLSTVANKIFFTSGGSEANNWAIKGVLFKHISKPGHILTTAIEHASVLETIKYFAEHFGFEVTYLKPNKDGSVTTEDFRNALRKDTQLVSVMYANNETGVLQPIPEIAQLAKERGIPIHVDAVQLVGKRKINVENLEIDYLSLSAHKFYGPKGIGCLWIRDVNSIPPLIHGGGQELSMRSGTENFVSIMGASKAAQEALLNIEQWEQNNWSCKQYMVELLRAAPIEVKFNGKLAQDAALSNTLSITIKGVRGEALGARMELLNSYVISVGSACSNNSKKNISHVLKAMNIKEHDIQSTIRVSFGRFTSLQDIEKFVTVLVAETQNLLAIGEG, from the coding sequence ATGAATTCGCAGGATCTCTCGGGCTATTTCGATTACAACGCAACTACACCAGTATCAAATGAAGTTGCAAATTCGATGATTGCAGCAATAACTCAATTTGCTAACCCTTCAAGTAATAATCGTCACTCTATAAAAAGCAAAGAAGCTATTTCAGAATCTCGAAAAAATGTTGCGAGTTTGCTCAGTACAGTTGCAAATAAAATCTTTTTCACGTCTGGTGGTTCAGAAGCAAACAATTGGGCGATTAAGGGAGTTTTGTTTAAACATATTTCTAAACCAGGGCATATTCTGACAACTGCAATTGAACATGCATCAGTGCTTGAAACTATAAAATATTTTGCTGAACATTTTGGTTTCGAAGTTACATATTTGAAACCAAACAAGGATGGTTCAGTTACCACGGAGGATTTTAGGAATGCTCTGAGAAAAGATACACAGCTTGTATCTGTAATGTACGCTAATAATGAAACAGGTGTTCTTCAACCTATTCCTGAAATAGCACAATTAGCTAAAGAACGTGGTATTCCAATTCACGTTGATGCTGTTCAACTTGTTGGCAAGCGTAAAATTAATGTTGAGAATTTAGAAATTGATTATTTATCACTTTCGGCACATAAATTTTATGGCCCAAAAGGCATTGGCTGCTTATGGATTCGTGATGTTAATTCAATTCCCCCCTTAATTCATGGTGGTGGGCAAGAATTATCAATGCGTTCAGGAACTGAAAACTTTGTTTCTATTATGGGGGCATCAAAAGCTGCTCAGGAAGCTTTATTAAATATTGAACAATGGGAACAGAATAATTGGTCATGTAAGCAATACATGGTGGAATTACTTAGAGCAGCGCCAATTGAAGTAAAGTTTAATGGAAAATTAGCCCAAGATGCAGCACTGTCGAATACATTAAGTATAACTATCAAAGGTGTTCGTGGTGAAGCTTTGGGAGCACGTATGGAGTTATTAAATAGTTATGTTATTTCTGTTGGTTCGGCCTGTAGTAATAATAGCAAGAAAAATATCTCTCATGTTTTAAAAGCTATGAATATCAAAGAGCATGATATTCAAAGTACTATTAGAGTGTCCTTTGGTCGTTTCACCTCTCTTCAAGATATAGAAAAATTCGTTACTGTCCTTGTTGCTGAAACTCAAAATCTTTTAGCTATAGGGGAGGGATAG
- a CDS encoding iron-sulfur cluster assembly scaffold protein gives MYNEIIIDNFSNPQNVGELSAADLVLEIGNPVCGDRIKVYLDITDNLINRAVFKAWGCATSIATANVFCSSIEGQNGAEIALRQPEDIEAMLGELEPSQNHCLQILEELHEKLMTKLNLGVS, from the coding sequence ATGTATAACGAAATTATTATTGATAATTTTTCCAATCCACAAAATGTCGGTGAACTATCAGCTGCTGACTTGGTGCTTGAAATTGGTAATCCAGTATGTGGTGATCGAATCAAGGTTTATCTAGATATTACTGACAATTTAATTAATAGAGCAGTATTTAAAGCCTGGGGATGTGCAACTTCTATAGCTACAGCAAATGTTTTTTGTTCTTCGATAGAAGGCCAAAACGGAGCCGAAATAGCACTCAGGCAGCCTGAAGACATTGAAGCCATGCTCGGTGAATTAGAACCATCGCAAAATCACTGTTTACAAATTTTAGAAGAGTTACATGAAAAATTAATGACTAAATTAAATTTAGGAGTTAGTTAA
- a CDS encoding LuxE family acyl-protein synthetase: protein MELNSLLKNSGLDPVKVALSSTKQLYAMSDNNLLEFKSSLVIDSFKFHFENNAFYRSACEEKNISPEVIKSSLDLIKIPLIPIQLFKANDNHKLLSKNLKDVELEMRSTGTSGIPSVSRRCSETVDNATLGIYAMYREFFSVSKGAGLYLCPSNEEIPEMGMIKALNMMAGLLDTHRFMVKSDSFAPEDALEQLSIWENNFDRHIIGPPFLINRFIRFLKATNQKLKLDKNTLVITLGGWKRFSGEMLSRKEFNNECIEYFGIEQHQIRDIYALVESNVVAIDDEHGIKHVSPYIHFSVRDPKNLDKEVATNEVGQLAILDPLSRSTPGFILTEDLVRLLPKADNDLRSGQRVEYVMRLPESTEFGCCAVNLDKQLDDIEEQRTHSCPVIA, encoded by the coding sequence ATGGAATTAAACTCATTATTGAAAAATTCAGGGTTAGACCCTGTTAAAGTAGCCCTTTCCTCTACCAAGCAACTATATGCAATGAGCGATAATAACTTATTAGAGTTTAAATCCTCATTAGTGATAGATTCATTTAAATTTCACTTTGAAAACAATGCTTTTTATCGCTCTGCGTGTGAAGAAAAAAATATTAGCCCTGAAGTAATTAAATCATCTTTAGATTTAATAAAAATTCCGTTAATCCCTATTCAATTGTTTAAGGCAAACGATAATCACAAGTTATTATCGAAAAATCTAAAAGATGTTGAATTAGAAATGCGTAGTACAGGAACATCTGGAATTCCTAGTGTTTCTCGCCGTTGTTCGGAAACAGTTGATAATGCGACTCTCGGTATTTATGCCATGTATCGTGAATTTTTTAGCGTTTCTAAAGGTGCAGGGCTTTATCTATGTCCCTCAAATGAAGAAATCCCTGAAATGGGAATGATCAAAGCACTCAATATGATGGCTGGACTATTAGATACCCACAGGTTTATGGTTAAAAGTGACAGTTTTGCGCCTGAAGATGCCTTAGAACAATTATCAATTTGGGAGAACAATTTTGATCGCCATATTATTGGTCCACCTTTCTTAATCAATCGTTTTATTCGCTTTTTAAAAGCGACAAATCAAAAACTTAAGCTAGATAAAAACACCTTAGTGATCACTCTAGGTGGTTGGAAGCGATTTAGTGGGGAGATGCTGTCTCGTAAAGAATTTAACAATGAATGTATAGAGTACTTCGGGATTGAGCAGCATCAAATCAGAGATATTTATGCTTTAGTTGAATCTAATGTGGTGGCCATCGATGATGAACACGGTATAAAACATGTTTCTCCATATATCCATTTTTCAGTTCGTGACCCTAAAAACTTAGACAAAGAAGTCGCTACAAATGAAGTCGGTCAACTTGCAATACTAGATCCACTTTCTCGTTCAACACCGGGTTTTATTCTGACGGAAGATTTAGTTCGCCTGCTACCTAAAGCGGATAATGATTTACGTAGTGGTCAACGAGTTGAGTATGTAATGCGTTTACCTGAATCTACAGAATTTGGCTGTTGTGCAGTAAACCTAGATAAGCAACTTGACGATATTGAAGAACAAAGGACTCACTCATGCCCTGTCATAGCATAG
- a CDS encoding helix-turn-helix domain-containing protein — translation MNEIAFTKLGQNIWIKGHIIIFYGTSLDVEMHKHHAIQIVWSTKDSQCKLSNIKLAGSFIIDSQVEHQLQLNNGLLLLVEPQSILGAALKQILNNSAAISINDKVVSCPAPHEHITNLITTLAPLFDILNLPFNLSVENSNIKDKRILSLIQRLNLCFSGRCQKPADLRAADIASELSLSMSRFLHLFKNEVGIAWRPYLKWRRLICAITAMAKGARATEAAYYAGFSDSAHLSRTFRSMFGLSIKQLKATISES, via the coding sequence ATGAACGAGATTGCATTTACAAAACTTGGACAAAATATTTGGATAAAGGGTCATATAATAATTTTTTATGGTACTTCTTTGGATGTGGAAATGCATAAGCATCATGCTATACAAATTGTTTGGTCAACTAAGGATTCACAATGTAAACTTTCGAATATAAAGCTGGCAGGAAGTTTCATTATTGATTCTCAAGTTGAACATCAATTGCAACTGAATAACGGATTGTTATTACTAGTTGAGCCACAAAGTATTTTAGGGGCGGCATTGAAACAAATACTAAACAACTCTGCAGCAATATCTATTAATGACAAAGTCGTAAGTTGTCCAGCCCCCCATGAGCATATTACGAATCTAATAACTACTCTAGCACCGCTTTTCGATATACTGAATTTACCTTTCAATTTATCAGTTGAAAACAGTAACATTAAAGACAAACGAATTCTAAGCCTTATACAAAGGTTGAACCTTTGTTTTTCGGGAAGATGCCAAAAGCCAGCTGACTTACGAGCAGCAGATATTGCATCTGAACTATCTCTATCTATGAGTCGGTTCTTACATTTATTTAAGAATGAGGTTGGTATTGCATGGCGACCTTATTTGAAGTGGCGGCGTTTAATTTGTGCTATTACTGCGATGGCAAAAGGGGCGAGAGCCACTGAAGCAGCTTATTATGCTGGTTTTTCTGATAGTGCACACTTAAGCAGAACATTCAGATCAATGTTTGGCCTTTCTATTAAGCAATTAAAAGCTACTATATCTGAAAGTTAG
- a CDS encoding helix-turn-helix domain-containing protein, producing MEKLLSSGEAAQLLGVSKNTLCTWRSTGRHQIKYLKIGRLVKYRAADLQQFINQMPISKPPINSVGK from the coding sequence ATGGAAAAATTGCTATCCTCAGGTGAAGCTGCTCAGCTATTGGGCGTCAGTAAAAATACGTTATGCACTTGGCGTTCAACTGGTCGACACCAAATTAAGTATTTGAAAATTGGTCGGCTTGTGAAGTATCGGGCTGCTGATTTACAACAATTCATCAATCAAATGCCGATATCAAAGCCTCCTATCAACTCAGTAGGGAAATAA
- a CDS encoding helix-turn-helix transcriptional regulator: MFKVPHFEAPTAAQRAEILDNYGLTERLIREAERQKITTVSRATWWRLEQQNKTPEKKHLGTAVAWLLSDLLIWLHQI, translated from the coding sequence ATGTTTAAAGTACCACATTTTGAAGCACCTACGGCAGCTCAACGTGCAGAAATACTGGATAATTACGGGCTTACTGAACGGCTTATAAGAGAGGCTGAACGCCAAAAAATTACAACGGTTTCTCGTGCAACTTGGTGGCGCTTAGAGCAACAAAATAAAACACCTGAAAAAAAGCATCTTGGCACTGCTGTGGCTTGGTTGCTGTCTGATTTGCTGATTTGGCTTCATCAAATTTGA
- a CDS encoding nucleotidyl transferase AbiEii/AbiGii toxin family protein: protein MDKQSVYYRQVTLLMRVLPVVAKESIFALKGGTAINLFVRDFPRLSVDIDLSYLPLEPRDVALSNAKNALSRITTTINEVRDLTATLQDNRADELRIIVNGNQAQIKIEVSPVARGTLHQPKVMPVSELVEDEFGYAEIAVVSLADLYGGKLCAAMDRQHPRDLYDVNLLLKNEGISRGTFVGFLTYVLGHPRPINEVMAPNWKDIKDVYDKEFSGMTVDAITIEELKVTRTKMLAALKVNFTETDRDFLLSFKLGEPKWELFDEPEIQHLPAVKWKLLNLIGLKKRNSEKHQEQLNKLNTALGSWL from the coding sequence ATGGATAAGCAATCTGTTTATTATCGACAAGTTACACTGCTCATGAGAGTTCTACCTGTTGTTGCAAAAGAATCTATTTTTGCGCTCAAGGGAGGAACTGCGATAAATCTCTTTGTTAGAGATTTCCCTCGATTATCTGTAGATATCGATTTGTCCTACTTACCGCTTGAACCAAGAGATGTGGCATTATCGAACGCTAAAAATGCTCTTTCTAGGATCACAACAACCATTAATGAAGTACGAGATTTAACAGCAACTTTGCAAGATAACCGTGCTGATGAATTAAGGATTATTGTGAATGGTAATCAAGCACAGATCAAAATTGAGGTGTCACCCGTTGCAAGAGGGACATTACATCAACCAAAAGTAATGCCTGTTTCAGAGTTAGTTGAAGATGAATTTGGTTATGCTGAAATTGCAGTCGTTAGCCTTGCTGATTTATACGGTGGTAAACTTTGCGCTGCTATGGACAGGCAACACCCAAGGGATCTTTATGATGTGAATTTGCTGCTAAAAAATGAAGGTATATCAAGAGGTACTTTTGTTGGCTTTTTAACTTATGTGCTTGGACATCCAAGACCTATCAATGAAGTCATGGCACCGAACTGGAAAGACATCAAAGACGTTTATGATAAAGAATTCTCAGGTATGACGGTTGATGCAATAACCATCGAAGAGTTAAAAGTAACCAGAACTAAAATGCTTGCAGCGTTGAAAGTCAACTTCACAGAGACAGATCGAGATTTCTTGCTCTCATTCAAGCTGGGTGAGCCTAAGTGGGAATTATTTGATGAACCAGAAATACAACACTTACCTGCAGTTAAGTGGAAACTGCTAAACCTAATTGGACTGAAAAAAAGAAACTCTGAGAAACATCAAGAGCAATTAAATAAGCTCAATACAGCATTAGGGTCATGGTTATAA
- a CDS encoding type IV toxin-antitoxin system AbiEi family antitoxin: MSSKINWLIQNTIPGSVVLQMWLTQNGINHSLTQRYVASGWLKKISSGVYFRPLSNPDQLPEWTNALQALQKQTNVHVHLAGLSSLNYQGLSHYLQLSEQKIWLGGASKSSVPKWLAQYPNQTWLYCTNSKLMELSERDFIKVTVNGVDLNASNTELAAYEVVEAIGKHITFQHAAELFQGLTNLSPRKVQSLLERSNAVQTNRIFLYLSHYYAHQWAVRLNESKINLGTGKRQVVAKGKFDEHYQITVPETLFHRGENG, from the coding sequence ATGTCATCAAAAATAAACTGGCTAATACAAAATACCATCCCCGGTAGTGTTGTTCTTCAAATGTGGCTCACTCAGAATGGGATCAATCACTCTCTGACACAACGCTATGTGGCGAGCGGTTGGCTGAAAAAAATCAGTTCAGGGGTGTACTTTAGACCCTTGAGTAACCCTGATCAGTTACCTGAATGGACTAATGCTTTACAGGCGTTGCAAAAGCAGACAAATGTTCATGTGCATCTTGCTGGATTATCGAGCTTGAACTATCAGGGGTTGAGTCACTATCTACAACTCAGTGAACAGAAAATATGGTTAGGCGGTGCTTCTAAAAGTTCAGTACCTAAATGGCTTGCACAATACCCTAATCAAACTTGGCTCTACTGCACTAACAGTAAACTAATGGAACTCTCAGAGAGAGATTTTATCAAAGTGACAGTTAATGGTGTGGACTTGAATGCCAGCAATACTGAGCTTGCTGCCTATGAAGTCGTAGAGGCAATAGGGAAGCATATAACCTTTCAGCATGCCGCAGAATTATTTCAAGGTCTAACCAATCTAAGTCCACGGAAAGTTCAATCATTACTAGAGCGAAGCAATGCTGTTCAAACCAATCGAATATTTTTGTATTTGAGCCATTACTACGCCCATCAGTGGGCTGTTCGGTTAAATGAATCAAAGATCAATTTAGGCACAGGGAAGCGTCAGGTCGTAGCAAAAGGGAAGTTTGATGAACACTATCAAATAACGGTACCAGAAACATTATTCCATCGAGGTGAGAATGGATAA
- a CDS encoding citrate/2-methylcitrate synthase — protein MKEYIQKKHDIYHDPKEFFWKNRFAYLIYDLDKHFTKLPQQEKELALATKAKIISAFNSNASLNLFRIKLEKIFSQVTTLLTQSNNHSLKEHIDSLFNTLQDSLLKIENNVIPDSYFTPLNSHSNIHIENGNIKISNKDLSIFSQNEDYFEAIIDLFIGFDCSCKNIIEDSFVEGFKLNEEEIKIVDNAKNTQMDIVSLLNHQLLQQQVSRKFKSILQYEYIPSAPNSINHQRRVEALKEAMFLFGKILSTVALFYNESKTYKYTEDFTSIDPIEMFFQAAGREISKDQISALRKCALAHVSHGLNSAEFVCLISSSVRTTFPRALIAGLNVGSGMLHGGAIEACMRQTTSFLNSDQLPEKYVQELINANQLIYGFGHRIHKITAETPPEIIASDPRVHIYFDACRQAFPNKADVIEKLYLYAREARKQNPTLGANTDFAASVLFHCLEFPPEVARGFFTVFRTPGACSQIINELSVKGNSRRPPFAHVIPYI, from the coding sequence ATGAAAGAATACATTCAGAAAAAACATGACATTTATCATGACCCAAAAGAATTTTTTTGGAAGAATAGATTCGCCTACCTAATCTATGATTTAGATAAACACTTCACCAAATTACCCCAGCAAGAAAAAGAATTAGCACTCGCAACAAAAGCAAAAATCATATCCGCGTTCAACAGTAACGCTTCCTTGAATTTATTTCGAATTAAATTAGAAAAAATCTTCAGTCAAGTTACCACTCTGTTAACTCAATCGAATAATCACTCTTTAAAAGAGCACATTGATAGCTTGTTTAATACATTACAGGACAGTTTATTGAAAATTGAAAATAATGTTATTCCTGACTCATATTTTACGCCTTTGAACTCCCATTCAAACATTCACATTGAAAATGGAAACATTAAAATTTCCAACAAAGACTTATCAATATTTTCACAAAATGAAGATTACTTCGAAGCGATTATTGATTTATTCATTGGATTTGATTGTAGTTGTAAAAATATAATTGAAGACTCTTTTGTTGAAGGTTTTAAATTAAACGAAGAAGAAATAAAAATTGTTGATAACGCTAAAAATACACAAATGGATATTGTGTCTCTTTTGAACCATCAACTTTTACAACAGCAAGTAAGCAGAAAATTTAAGAGTATATTGCAGTATGAATACATTCCTTCCGCTCCTAACAGCATCAATCATCAACGGCGAGTTGAAGCTTTAAAAGAAGCGATGTTTCTATTTGGAAAAATTCTCTCAACCGTTGCCTTATTTTATAATGAATCCAAAACATACAAATATACGGAAGACTTCACATCCATTGACCCCATTGAAATGTTTTTCCAAGCAGCTGGAAGAGAGATAAGTAAAGATCAAATTTCAGCATTAAGGAAATGTGCTTTAGCACATGTTAGCCATGGTTTGAATTCAGCTGAATTTGTTTGCTTAATCTCAAGTTCTGTAAGAACGACTTTTCCTAGAGCTCTAATTGCAGGCTTAAATGTTGGTAGCGGAATGTTACATGGTGGTGCGATTGAGGCGTGTATGAGGCAAACCACTTCATTCCTTAACAGCGATCAGCTCCCAGAAAAATATGTGCAAGAGTTAATTAATGCTAACCAATTAATTTATGGTTTCGGACATCGTATCCACAAAATAACGGCGGAAACCCCACCAGAGATAATTGCCAGCGATCCCCGAGTTCATATTTATTTTGATGCATGTAGGCAAGCTTTTCCAAACAAGGCGGATGTGATTGAAAAATTATACCTCTACGCTCGTGAAGCAAGAAAGCAGAACCCAACATTAGGAGCAAATACCGATTTTGCGGCTTCAGTACTCTTTCATTGTCTTGAGTTCCCGCCGGAAGTCGCAAGAGGCTTTTTTACTGTATTTAGAACCCCTGGAGCATGCTCACAAATCATTAATGAGCTGTCCGTTAAAGGTAATTCTAGAAGACCTCCATTCGCACATGTAATTCCTTATATTTAA
- a CDS encoding class I adenylate-forming enzyme family protein, which translates to MNVESLIAPNCLNKQDCIALMHKDKSYSYQFTIDKIKSLSAGLQLNFEINEPLIICLPNDPEFVFFLYACINTGVLAIPVAHTVTNDEFSRLIKTTRATNIIVSDEKAKSMDSQTLEAFEKVFISVEEGHEKQERYSTTAFLYMSPDLFNEVNVDLEKTAIITSTTGSTGTPKCVEIPYKNIFKPISSSFPINQSSITILDNPLQFSGSINLLFNFFYFGAQIVLSVGMGINNLASDLLHYKATHLKASPYIFNELLHLPDRVLKQIKPQLQLCIAIGANTPAEIKHNFRKKFGIPLLSIYGQTETGPCILNAAQKQDKLGALGEAVNGTQIKLITSSGQQAAINEIGEIYCKTERMMNGYFNDSINTENAFVDGWYKSGDLAYQDEDGFYWFTGRKKNIIVSEIGQNIIPEEVENALTDHPAIKAAAVIGITSDNHWEKVVAFIVLNTPNTLSKTEVIDYLKSKISFFKLPEEICFTAEFPLTSTGKIDKVKLKKTLSA; encoded by the coding sequence ATGAATGTAGAATCACTCATCGCTCCAAACTGCTTAAACAAGCAAGATTGCATTGCACTGATGCATAAAGATAAATCATACAGTTATCAATTCACCATTGATAAGATAAAATCTTTATCTGCTGGGCTTCAGCTTAATTTCGAAATAAATGAGCCTCTCATTATATGTCTTCCTAATGATCCCGAGTTTGTTTTCTTTCTCTATGCCTGTATCAACACTGGAGTATTAGCCATACCAGTTGCACATACAGTGACAAATGATGAATTTTCTCGCTTGATAAAAACAACTCGAGCAACAAACATTATCGTTTCTGATGAAAAAGCTAAGAGTATGGATTCTCAAACATTAGAGGCTTTTGAAAAAGTATTCATTAGTGTTGAAGAAGGTCACGAAAAACAGGAAAGATATAGCACTACCGCTTTTCTTTACATGTCTCCCGATCTCTTCAATGAAGTCAATGTTGACCTAGAAAAAACGGCCATCATCACTTCAACAACAGGTTCAACAGGGACTCCCAAATGCGTAGAAATCCCTTACAAAAATATTTTTAAACCCATTTCGAGCTCATTTCCTATTAACCAATCTTCTATTACCATTTTAGATAATCCTTTGCAATTTTCTGGTTCGATTAATTTACTGTTTAACTTTTTTTATTTCGGAGCTCAAATTGTATTAAGTGTTGGTATGGGCATTAATAACTTGGCTTCCGATCTTCTTCACTATAAAGCAACACACTTAAAAGCCAGCCCTTATATTTTTAATGAATTACTTCATCTTCCTGACAGGGTTCTTAAGCAAATTAAGCCACAATTACAACTATGTATTGCTATCGGCGCCAACACTCCCGCAGAAATAAAACATAATTTTCGTAAAAAATTTGGTATACCTTTGCTTTCAATTTATGGTCAAACTGAAACTGGTCCATGCATCCTCAACGCTGCACAAAAACAAGATAAACTAGGAGCTTTGGGAGAAGCAGTAAATGGGACACAAATTAAGTTAATAACTTCAAGTGGACAGCAGGCTGCAATTAATGAAATTGGGGAAATTTATTGTAAAACCGAAAGGATGATGAATGGTTATTTCAATGATAGCATTAACACTGAAAATGCATTTGTAGATGGATGGTATAAATCTGGAGATCTAGCTTACCAAGACGAAGACGGATTTTATTGGTTTACAGGTAGAAAGAAAAACATCATTGTTTCTGAAATTGGGCAAAATATCATCCCAGAAGAAGTAGAAAATGCATTAACTGATCACCCTGCAATAAAAGCGGCGGCGGTTATCGGCATAACTTCAGATAACCATTGGGAAAAAGTCGTTGCCTTCATTGTCCTTAATACCCCAAATACGCTCTCTAAAACAGAAGTCATTGATTATTTGAAATCAAAAATAAGCTTTTTTAAGCTACCTGAGGAGATATGCTTTACTGCTGAATTTCCACTAACCTCAACGGGAAAAATAGATAAAGTAAAACTCAAAAAAACGCTTTCGGCTTAA
- a CDS encoding MFS transporter: MGNNLSQKLTSKERKQILITLLLVICGPLGLSIHLPSLPAIMNFLHTDQQSIQQSSTIFLLGSAISILFYGPISDHVGRKPVIIFGVFVASMSNFLSTTTCSISSFLLFRFAQGIGCGACVGMGRIIAADIMPKEKLAATGIYFSTLLSLSTILAPIIGSYMQTTYGWQSNFFLLGLILLMTLVVIIFVFEETNTHIIKENVSFNFLNVYQSLLKQKTFIGCCLLTGIARSVNIVYITLSAFIFQNEFHFSALEFGWLTASVGIISLIARLVLAKLIALFSLHKALEFGSQLLIISGGVTLALLIFDRQSLYSILGASVTAMSGAIFIGGITLVLALSPQKHHRGSAGALFGSLQMLISSILASVALSFKFSGSSVLGLFYFLTGILSLYLFYKCIRQ; the protein is encoded by the coding sequence TTGGGTAATAATCTTTCTCAAAAGCTCACTAGTAAAGAAAGAAAGCAGATATTAATAACCCTTCTGCTGGTTATCTGTGGACCTTTAGGTCTATCAATACACCTTCCATCTTTACCGGCGATAATGAATTTTTTACATACTGATCAGCAGAGTATTCAGCAATCTTCAACCATCTTTCTATTGGGTTCAGCGATTAGTATTCTTTTTTATGGTCCCATTTCAGATCACGTAGGAAGAAAACCTGTCATCATCTTCGGCGTTTTCGTTGCTTCAATGAGTAACTTTTTATCGACGACCACCTGCTCTATTTCAAGCTTTCTTTTATTTAGATTTGCACAAGGCATAGGTTGTGGTGCCTGTGTAGGTATGGGCCGGATCATTGCAGCCGATATTATGCCTAAAGAAAAACTGGCGGCTACTGGGATCTACTTTAGTACGTTACTGAGTCTTTCAACAATATTGGCGCCTATTATTGGCAGTTATATGCAAACAACCTATGGTTGGCAGTCTAACTTTTTCCTCTTGGGCTTAATTTTATTGATGACATTGGTTGTCATTATCTTTGTTTTTGAAGAAACAAATACCCACATCATTAAAGAGAATGTAAGCTTTAACTTCTTAAACGTTTATCAATCTCTTTTAAAACAGAAGACATTTATAGGGTGCTGCTTACTTACGGGGATTGCCCGTTCTGTGAATATTGTATATATCACATTGAGTGCGTTCATATTTCAAAATGAATTTCACTTTTCGGCTCTAGAATTTGGTTGGTTGACAGCGTCTGTAGGCATAATCAGTTTAATTGCACGGCTTGTATTAGCAAAACTGATCGCGTTATTCAGTTTACATAAAGCACTTGAATTTGGATCTCAACTCCTCATTATCAGTGGCGGAGTGACACTTGCATTGTTAATTTTCGACAGGCAAAGCCTTTATAGTATTTTAGGCGCTTCAGTTACGGCTATGTCAGGGGCGATATTTATCGGTGGAATAACATTAGTATTAGCACTCAGCCCTCAAAAACATCATCGTGGCTCAGCAGGTGCCTTGTTTGGTTCATTGCAAATGTTGATATCCTCTATTCTTGCTAGTGTTGCACTTAGCTTTAAATTTTCTGGTTCTTCAGTTTTAGGACTTTTCTATTTTTTAACAGGGATATTATCTTTGTATCTTTTTTACAAGTGCATAAGACAATAG